The nucleotide window TCGCTTTCAATGCTTACGGTATTGGCGGTGGATTGTACCAAATGCTGAATCACGGTATCTCAACAGGTGCTCTGTTCATCTTGATCGGTATGATTTACGAAAGAACGCATTCTCGCGAAATTTCCAAATACGGCGGCTTGGCTGGTGTATTGCCGATCTTCACGATTTTCTTCTTTATCATCACTTTGTCTTCGATTGCGGTTCCTATGACGAACGGTTTCGTGGGCGAGTTCATGATCTTGCTTGGTACTTTCAAAGCGGCTCCGGCTTTTGCTTACTTCGCAGTTCTTGGCGTGGTGCTTGGCGCGGTTTACATGCTATGGATGTTCAAACGCGTATTCTTTGGTCCACAAGGGGAGCTTGTTAAAGATGAGCATCATCCACTTCATGACTTGAATACTCGTGAGATCGCGGTTCTTGTTCCTATGGTTATTATGGTGTTCTGGATGGGTTTATTCCCGAACAACTTCTTGAATTATTCTAAGGCAAGTATCGACTTCCTGGTTAACAACAAGAATAACTACAACCTTACTATTGCTACACCTGGTGCTGCTACAACAACTCAAGCACAGGGAGGTAACTAATGAATTCGACTGTTGGACTTAGCGATATCTTGTTGATCTCTCCAATGATCGCATTGTTCCTTACGAGCTTGATCCCTTTGACCTTGAAAGTGTTGCGCGGCAACCGCGAGCAAAGCCCTATCGTGACTTTGACTCAAGGTTTGATTGGTATCGTGATTGCGATTGCATTGTTGATGGTGTTCGGTGGAGCCGGCAAAACGGCTTTCAACAACGGATTGATCTTTGATGGTGTGACTCAGTGGATGAGCGTGATTGCTTTGTTTGCTGCGGGCGCTTCAATGATCATGATGTACGAAAATCCAGCGACAACAGGAAAACAATTCTCTGAATTGATTTTCTTGGCGATGTCTTCTGCGGTGGGCATGTTGATCTTGGTTGCAGCGGTGGATCTTTTGATGGTCTTTATCGGTCTGGAAATGATGTCTTTGGCATTGTATCTAATGATCGCGATGAGCCACGAAGAGAAGCTTTCCAAAGAAGCGGCTTTGAAATACTTCGTGCTTGGTTCTTTCGCCTCTGCGATTTTCTTGTACGGCGTGGCCTTCATCTTCGGTTCAACCGGTGGCACAAATATCTTGAGCTTCATGGAAAATGCGTCTGAACTTATTCAAACTTCTCGTTTGTTCTTGTTCGGTATTACTTTTGTGATCTTGGGTTTCTGCTTCAAGGTTTCAATTGCTCCATTCCATGCTTGGACTCCTGATGTTTATCAGGGTGCTCCGACTCCGCACACTGCCTTCATGGCAACAGCGGTGAAAGCGGTTTCTTTCGCAGCGTTCTTACGTGTGATTGCAACGAAGTCGTTGATTGGATCAGACCATTTGTTTGATATCCTTCAATGGTTGGCTGTTATCACAATGATCGTGGGTAACACTGCGGCGA belongs to Bdellovibrio svalbardensis and includes:
- a CDS encoding NADH-quinone oxidoreductase subunit N, coding for MNSTVGLSDILLISPMIALFLTSLIPLTLKVLRGNREQSPIVTLTQGLIGIVIAIALLMVFGGAGKTAFNNGLIFDGVTQWMSVIALFAAGASMIMMYENPATTGKQFSELIFLAMSSAVGMLILVAAVDLLMVFIGLEMMSLALYLMIAMSHEEKLSKEAALKYFVLGSFASAIFLYGVAFIFGSTGGTNILSFMENASELIQTSRLFLFGITFVILGFCFKVSIAPFHAWTPDVYQGAPTPHTAFMATAVKAVSFAAFLRVIATKSLIGSDHLFDILQWLAVITMIVGNTAAILQNNFKRMIAYSSIAHSGYVLVGVITAGVSDNGAFGASGVIFYLLSYSLMTLGAFAIAGMMEKSESHIVNIDDLAGFAKQRPMLALCMTVFLLSLAGIPPTLGFFGKFYMFNAAIGEGLLWLAIWGMLNSVIAVYYYLRPIVVMYMKDGDAEIAARPLNATTVTVVAMALAIVLMGFMSGPLFAAVEKSLL